TGGTGGACTCTTTGCTGTTGGACCGGGCTAAGACCGCCGATGCTTTGATGGCCACCCGATTGCGGCGGCTGGAAGACCACCCGCATCTACTGGAGACACTCCAGGCCCTGGTAGACAATGACTTCTCTCAATCCAAAACTGCGAGGAGCCTCTTTGTGCACATCAACACAGTGGCCCACCGACTGAAAAAGATACAGACTTTGACCGGGTACGATCCGCTACGGCTAAATGACCTGCTGGAACTTGCCCTGGCTATTCGCTACCGCAATCTCACGCGAGGGGATGCGGCTGGGGCGGATCACTGAGCCGGCGAGAAGACCTTTTTATTAGTCGGGACAGGCCTCTAATGAGCCGCCTTCTTTAGTCCCATGAACATCGTCCGGTGCAGGATATCCACGTGCTTCCGGGCGACCTCGACGGCGTCCTGAACGTCTCCGGCGCGGAGGGCTGCCACCAGGGCGATGTGGTCCTGGTTGGACTTGTGCAGCTTCTCGATCGGGTAAGGGATGAAGTAGTCGTAGAGCTCGGCGAGCGTCTCGTGATAAACCTCGACGGCGGAGTCCAGGCATGACGCAGTACCCACCAGTTCATGGAACTGCTCGTCCATCCGGTGGTAGTAGGACCAGTCGGTCGCCTCGGCCATTTCCCGGGTCAGCCGCTCCAGCTCATCCAGCTGCTCAGCGGTGGCGTTGACTGCCGCGTAGTGCGTCACGGCGCATTCAAACAAAAGCCGCCGGTCCACCAGCCGGTTCACCGCCTGGGATTCGGCGGGGGATGCCGACAGTGAGGCCAGAACATCAGTAGGCGGCGCATCCGCCACGAACGTCCCGCCGGCCCGGCCGCGCCGGCGCACCACCACGCCCTGCTCCGCCAGGCTTGCCAGAGCACGGCGGGCAGTGATG
The Arthrobacter sp. PGP41 genome window above contains:
- a CDS encoding FadR/GntR family transcriptional regulator, whose protein sequence is MTRQLEDTVEPPRLGAGRMPGMERRSAMDAVRMRIGMAISLGLLKPGERLPDQEEVALGLSVSPITARRALASLAEQGVVVRRRGRAGGTFVADAPPTDVLASLSASPAESQAVNRLVDRRLLFECAVTHYAAVNATAEQLDELERLTREMAEATDWSYYHRMDEQFHELVGTASCLDSAVEVYHETLAELYDYFIPYPIEKLHKSNQDHIALVAALRAGDVQDAVEVARKHVDILHRTMFMGLKKAAH